Part of the Panicum virgatum strain AP13 chromosome 4N, P.virgatum_v5, whole genome shotgun sequence genome is shown below.
AAAAATTGTGGCAAAAAAATCTTGGATCCATCAGCAACTCTTCATGCATCTCTCATATGCACAAAAGTTATATTCATAAAAATTCGAGAGGTGAACCCAATATTTTAGTTTTCAGTCATACTAATCTGGACCATGCAGAGAAGGGGAGAAAAGGGGATGCTTGAATCTGGAGTTATGCGCAGCATCCTTAATAGTTGAAGCAAAAGAAGTTAAACTGTCAGGATCTGGCTTCAATAAAGTTGGTGGGTGAGTTATTCTCGGATGTATCCATCCTGGCGATATGAACAAATCACTGCACCCTCGCTTAGGAAGTCAGCAGGATCTTACATGTGCTTGAGATTAAGCATGATTGACACAACAGAGTCCATCCAAACCTGAATTTGATATAGTACGTGAATACAAATACTTATAAGTTCATCCCCTATCCAGCTATGTATTGAAGATAACAAATACTTATTAGCTCAACATCCATTAGAATAAACTAGAACAAACAAAAATAGATATGGATGATCGATAACAAAATCTATGGTGACTTTCCCGTATCAAGATATGCCGGTCCAGTATCTTGACCCGTTCGCAGGAGAGATAATCGTGTGTGTTAGTCCAATCTCAGTGCACAATTTTATTACACAGTTATCAAGAGTAGGTAACACTAGCAGTTGAGTAGTTTTACAGGGATAAAACTCATTTCTCATCTTACAGAACTCTCCCTGTTAATTATCTTGTTATGTCGGCAAAATTGCTGATGTGGCAGTgaatttaaaatctataaaactCTCTTGGAGCACATGCGAAGGAGAGCACGTTTTGTAGCCGGTTTCCTTCCTCCCCAGTACGCTTAACATTTTAGTACCTCCTCCATAACCGTATTTAAGGGGGAGACGTGCCGAGGCGTGAGGTCTTGTTGTACTCCTGCTACTACCCATCCCTGTCCCAATCAACTGATCGCCCGCAAAACGAGTAGCAGCTGCAGCAAGGCAGGCAGGCGGGCTTGATTCGCCGAATTCGCAGGCGCAGGTGAGGTTTCTTGCACGCCTCGATTGCTCGCAACTTTGAGTTCCTAGTCAATCTTCGTCCCCCCTGGACCATGGCGATTCATGGGTTAGGAAATTCCGTGGTTTGAATGATGCGAGGATTCTAGACTCCGATTGCGCCGTCGATTGGGTAGCTTGGCTATTTAGATTTCGGTGCGAGATATGATTTTGTTAGGGTTCTATCCGCGGGAAGAGAGCAAAGATTCAGGGATCTCTGCCTCACGGCCAGCCTCAATCTGTTCGTCTTCCACGATCCCCAAACTCTGCTGGGATGCTTTCACGCCGCGCCGCTACCGACCcgaatctgctgctgctgctgcttctctaGATCTCGCTTCTCCTGGTCGCTTTGGCCGCCGGACAACCGTCTTGgtcgcggccgcgggcggcggctgggTTCCGTTGACGCCACAGCCTGCGATGTCCCGGCGGCCTGCAAGACAGCACCGCTCTCCACCGTGGATGGGGGGCTGGGGAAGCACGTCTGGTATCAGATGGCGGCGCTGCTGGTGCTTGAGGCCGCTGCCTCCCACTCCCAGCTGGCCGCGGCGTGGCCCACGCCCCGTCGCCTGATCTGTTGCATAGGCCGGTTCGCCATGCTGCCGATTTCTGGCAGCATCAATACGAAGGCGTCAGGCCTGCAGGCAATATCTTCGGGAGAACCCGCAGCACTTTTATCTGTTTACTAGAACTTTATTAGTTTCAGGTTCAGTTCTTCCCTTTGTGCTTTAACTGTGCATGCCGATTCTGCCATTGTGATGTTAATTGAGTCACTGCTGTAGTTTTAATCCAAATTCACTTATGCAGTTTACTCAATTCACACCATGACTTCTTTGGACACTGTGAGAGGAGATCTTGCTTTGGTCATTTTGTACCTAAACAAGGCTGAAGCAAGAGATAAGATCTGCAGAGCTATACAGTATGGATCAAAGTTTCTGAGTAACGGAGAACCAGGGCCAGCGCAGAATGTCGACAAGTCAACTAGTCTAGCTCGGAAAGTTTTCAGGCTTTTTAAGGTATGCTACTGTTTAATTGTTTGCACGGTACAGATTGGAAACTGAAAAAGGTTCAAACTTGAATCTTTGCACGATTTATGAATCTGTCTGTTACTTATTACAGTTTGTCAATGACCTGCATGCTCTAATTAGTCCTCCTGCCAAAGGAACGCCACTTCCGCTGATCTTACTTGGAAAGGTATGCTGATTGCTGAAGGTGGCATTACATTGTTCCTTCCTCAACTCATTCAGCTGAGGATGGTTGGTTTTGTTCTGAAGTTTCCTGATTGATTTTCTTCATGTACTTCCCAGTCGAAGAATGCAATGCTGTCAACTTTCCTCTTCCTGGATCAGATTGTGTGGGCTGGGAGGACAGGAATATACAAGGTTTGAGGATTTCCTTTTATACTGTCACATACAAGAAAAGTTTGATTTACCAGGGTTTCCCCCTACCTTTTGTActcaaagaaacaaagaaaataaaTTGGCACAGAATTCTTCTGCCCTAGTATATCTGCTGAAGAAGTCATACAAGAAAAATGAATACAGCTATTTTTTACGTGGTGACAAACAAAAGATTGGTAATTTTAATCCCATTCCTTTTACAGAATAAGGAGCGAGCGGAGTTCCTCAGCCGGATAGCTTTCTATTGCTTCCTCGGTTCTAATACCTGCACAACCATTATTGAGGTATGATCATTCCCTATTGTTCTGTTCTGGGAGTTTGTATCGTTATCTGGTTTCGGACATGTAATAGTTTCAGTACATGGGAATAACTCATGCCCAATCGTATAGCTTGCTGAGCTCCAACGGTTATCTGAATCGATGAAGAAGCTAGAGAAGGAGCTCAAACACCAAGTGCTGTACAAGGTACCTCCAACTCGACCAAAGAGCAGTCCTTGATGAAACTGTTTTTCCATACTCCTCTTTGCTGAAACATTCGACTGTGTGCCTATGTCAGAACGAGCAATACCGAATGAAGCTGCAGAAGTCCAACGAGCGGCGTCTGGCTCTGATCAAGTCGAGCCTGGACATAGTTGTTGCCGTGGGGCTGCTTCAGCTGGCCCCCAAAAAGGTGACCCCCCGCGTCACTGGGGCGTTCGGCTTTGCCAGCTCACTGATCGCTTGCTACCAGGTACCAAAACACATCCCCTGCTCCTCGCTCTCTGTTCAGAGCCACCCACCGGAGAACCCGAAGCTCGAGTCTTCATTTCTTCTGactctctctcgctctccttGGCAGTTGCTTCCGAGCCCACCCAAGAGCAAGTGATGCGATCTGTAGAGGGCAGCTGGTGGCTCCATCCGCTACTGATGGCATCGATGACGACAAATAAATCCGGAAGAAACTCTCCGTGTAGCATGTTTGGTAGACACTTGTATTGTTGACTTGGTTATAGTCCATTGTGGCTGATTATTGTACGATCCAAGTTGTAGCTTGCGGTGCCGGGACTTGTCATCAGTTTTCACGAAATAAGAAATGGCCCGGAACTTGTCATTTATTTAGTCTCTTTGGGTCGAACCGGGGATTGCAAGCGAGCAAGGAATCAGACTCAATGTGGTGTTGGGCCTCCGCTTGCGTTTCTCTTGTGGCCTGTTCCCTTCAGGTGAAGAAACATCAGAATTCAGAAGGCGTCAAACCTGTTGCCGCCTTGTTCAGGGGCTTCATCGGCCGCAAGCCACTGAACTACTTATAAGCTTGATCTTCCCAAGTTGCCGAAGACGCAGGCCATAAAGACCATTTAGTCAAGACCTGAGAAACAACTTGGTCGACAACAGACACGAGGCTCCTTTGCAGTAGTTGTTCATGGACATGAATCTTTCCTTAATCAAACCAGTACACATTGAACATTCACTTCTTTTTACAGAAGAGAAGAGTAGAGTAAGAGCAGATAATTAGTGTCACTGAATGATGCATAGCTATTATTTAAAAATGATCTTCTATTTTTGCTGCAGGAATCATAATGAGTTCAATAGAAATAGAGGAATCATAATCGGTTCAGTAAAACTAGTTTTAGTTATCTCCGCCTCACCATTTAAACggcataaagaagaaaaaaacactGCTGATCACATCAACACATTTCATGCTTCTCCTTCAGAACTGAACTGAACTACAAAAACAATCTCTACTTTATTTCTAAGCAAGCAATGGTTCATCGGTCCGTCAATCAGAATCTTAATCGGAACCCGGACAAATCAATGTGAATCCTAATTGGAACCCGGACAAATAGATCGGAATCCTAATCAGAATCCGAATAATGAAGGCCTCCCATGGTCACGACATGACCTATACACGAAGTGAAAGAGTATAAAGTTGATGATCTTATGTATGTCTATCTGTAGCAACGTACGGATACTATTATAGTAAACCAATAACCAATATCGTTTTTTCTTAATCCAAAACCTGAACAAGTAGACAAGGACATGATGGAAAAAGCAGAGCAACCTACATATGCAGACGGCTAGTGCTTCGCTTTACAGTAGCTTGGCGACAAACGGATCGACGGAATGGAGATTTCCAATCCACATGGAATCGATCATTAACCATCCTCACTCCTTGTTCCAGAAGCAAGTTCAGCTGTTGAGATCTTCACCGTGTCCATGGCTCGTGCCCCTCTGGCGAACCTCACGAACAGCACCGCTAGGTAGTCCTTGGTCGTCGTCTTCCCGTACCGCCTGGGCCTCTTCTCGTCCACCATCTCCGGCAGCGGCTCGATCTCCTTCTCCGGGTCCAGCGTGTAGAATATCGCCAGCGAACCTGCAGATACCTCTATTGCGTCCTGTGCACGGGGCTCCTGAAGAATCCATTGCTCATTATCTGCAAAGAATTGCGTGCCCGTAAGGTATGAAGCGAGCAGAACACGATTGCATTGGAACAAACACGACAGCAACCTGCAGATACCTCTATTGCGTCCCCAACGTTGACGAGCAAGGCGTTGGGAACGATGGGCACGTTGTaccagacgccgccgccgccgccgtcgttggGCTTCTGCACCTGGAGCCCGCCGACGGCGTCGTCGATGAGGACGACGGTGACCACCGAGGCGTCGGAGTGGGGTTTCAGTCCGAGGACGAGGTCCGGCCTGGGGCAGCGCGGGTAGTAGTTGAACCTGGCGTGCGTCATGGCGACGCCCTCGTTCATCATGCCGACGAAGCGGCCCTCGGGCAGGCCCAGCAGCCTGGCGAGGCTGGCGAGCACGACGTCGGCGATGCGCCGGCACCTGGCGGTGTACTCGCGCAGGACGGCGCCGAACGCATGAGGCCGCGCCGGCCAGAGGCTGCCGACGACCCGGGACTCGGGCTCCACGATGAGGTACAGCCTGTCGCACCAGTCCAGGATCTGATCCTCCGACAGCACCACTTCGTTGCCGTACCCTTCGAACATGAACTCCTCGCCGTTCACCAGGTTGGAGTACTTCTGCTTATCCTCAATCGGGAGGTTGAAGAAACCCCTCGTCACTTGCATCATCTCGGCGAGGAATCCTGGCTCCATCCCGTGACCAACAGCCTGGACAGAGACTGAACCCAAATCAGCTTGGTTGGAGTCGGGTCGATCAACCAGAAAATAGCAAGAGAAAGACTTTTACCAGGAAGAGGCCCCAGTTCTGCAGAGCGGACTGCAGCTTCGCAACCTCGCCGCCATCGTCAGCAGCGGACAGCCGGCTGAGGTCAACGATTGGAATGGGTTCGGGCATGGCTGGTTCGGGCATggctgcggccgcggccgcggcgggacgATCTTGGTCGCGGACCACGTACCGGCTCTGTGGCTCCGGCACGCCGGCGGCCAGCTCCTGCACGATCGGCGGTATCTTCCATGGTTGGACATGGTCCTCGGCCATGGTTGCTATCTTGGTTGTCAATTCTTAGTTGTCGTTGTTGTTGGTCCTTTGCCTCGGccattgaattttttttccatgGACGGCACTTTGTCCCAACTTGATAATTTTAAAAAGGGTCCGTCTATACCTAACTCAAGTGATTTGACCCGTTCCAACACTCAAGTAATTTTGTTCTTTGTTTCACCCAAAACAAGTGAACCAAAAAAATCGAGTGAGACAAAAGGTTTCCTCACCTGAAATTAATAACCATCGGATCAGACATCGACGACCACAAAAAAAAACCACAAAAAAAGAGTACTAAAAAAACATATAAACCAAAACAAAAGGACAAAGATAAATGGAAAAGACAAATTAACAAAATCAAAATATTTCTATGGAttccaaaatttcaaaaaattttggggACAGTGAGAAACCCATCAAATGCcaaaaaattcaaacttttcaaaGAAATTACACCCAAACTCAACATAAATGACAGTGCTATACGCACTGTAATTTATAAAGAAATGAACTGTCATTGAAAGAAAATTGCATATTACAAACATTTCTATGGATTCCAAAATTCCAgaatttcataaaaatttggTGATAGAGATAAACCCATCAAATgcctaaaattttaaaatatattacaaattatttggaattcaaattaaaaagatTCAAAGAAATTacacccaaaatcaacataaATGACAGTGCTATACGCGCTATAATTTATAATGAAATGAACTGTCATTAAAATTTAGGGATAGTGATAAACCCATCAAATGCCAAATATTTCAGAATTCAAAATATTACAGAGTTATTCTatggaattcaaaatttcagaatttttctGGGCTGCCTAAGTAACCCAACAAATGCAAAAAAGAAAATTGACATAATCAAATATTCAAGCAAATTACAAACCCAAAAAAGATGAAATTGAATCAACAAACAAAGGGCGAGACCTAGCAGGACGAGACCTAGAGAGGAGCAAATCGAGCGCTCCATCGAACATTTCTGCGGAAATCGTCAGCCACCAAAAAAGGCAGAGGAAGTGGAGCCAACAAACAGGACGATATCTAGAGAGGAGCAATTGAGTGGATCGAAAACCCTAAACCTAGATGAACGGGAAGAGCACAACTCACCACGAAACATTTCTACCGAGGAAAATACACAGCACAGCAGACAAATTAAAAGGAACAAAATAAATGGATTGAACGCAACAAACAGGACGGACAACGAAGTCGACGAGATCTGGAGAGAACGAATGGAAAGGACTGAATCAAACTCACCAGAAATCCCTAACGCGTCGCCGCTCAACGGCGAGAGAGCATGTCGCTGCTCAACGGGGCTAGAGCAAATGCGGAAGGGGGAAAAAGGGGCGGGTGAAATGGATAAGAAAGGGTAGCGGGGAGAGAGACCCAGAAAGAAATATAGGTGCGGTTCCCCAAAATACAAAAAGAAGAGGCTGCCAACTGGGTCTCACAAACcagcgcaaaaaaaaaagaagcggaTGGACGGAACAGAAATCAGTCAGATCAAAAATCAGACGGCCACCCATTCGAGTGACAAAGCCAAGAGAATCACTCAAGTGATCTATAACTTTTCCTTTTTAAAAAACTTGGTGGGATATAAGATGCAAATACCAGACATGGACCCATGAAATATTTGAGCAAAGGACTTGACTCTGATCAATGTTGATTGCTATTTGGTAGTATTTCTCCGTGCCTCCGTCACCAACGCTATTATTCCCCTAAATGAACCACTAGCACATTTCATACTACCAACTACTGGGCTGTTTGGATTGCAGGTTGCAGCCAAGCCTCGCCACGCGAGCAGTGGCGCGTCCACCGGAGTTGTGGCGAGCTGTGGCGAGCGAAGCCAAAAGAAAATAGTCAACCAAACATCAGCCTTGGTATGTGTGGCTGCCGAACTTGTGGTGCGGTGAGTTATGGCTCCAATCCAAACAGCATCTTCG
Proteins encoded:
- the LOC120669870 gene encoding peroxisomal membrane protein 11-5 isoform X1, translated to MLLQRFEVYSIHTMTSLDTVRGDLALVILYLNKAEARDKICRAIQYGSKFLSNGEPGPAQNVDKSTSLARKVFRLFKFVNDLHALISPPAKGTPLPLILLGKSKNAMLSTFLFLDQIVWAGRTGIYKNKERAEFLSRIAFYCFLGSNTCTTIIELAELQRLSESMKKLEKELKHQVLYKNEQYRMKLQKSNERRLALIKSSLDIVVAVGLLQLAPKKVTPRVTGAFGFASSLIACYQLLPSPPKSK
- the LOC120669870 gene encoding peroxisomal membrane protein 11-5 isoform X2; translated protein: MTSLDTVRGDLALVILYLNKAEARDKICRAIQYGSKFLSNGEPGPAQNVDKSTSLARKVFRLFKFVNDLHALISPPAKGTPLPLILLGKSKNAMLSTFLFLDQIVWAGRTGIYKNKERAEFLSRIAFYCFLGSNTCTTIIELAELQRLSESMKKLEKELKHQVLYKNEQYRMKLQKSNERRLALIKSSLDIVVAVGLLQLAPKKVTPRVTGAFGFASSLIACYQLLPSPPKSK